In Maridesulfovibrio sp., a single genomic region encodes these proteins:
- a CDS encoding SpoIID/LytB domain-containing protein, whose translation MKSVFFKIFILFILLGAVSVQDVSARTYSQVEIEDQAQAQWHINYASYLIDIGKYFEALEQYDTAIDFSPVAKTRVNAMFGKAMVLSTFLDAPEKAADIYRMVGRNYPDYSETALYRLGFLYYQMNLYDKSRSVFKQYLKYFPDGKFRYQVEAVVSTMEVKKKPEEKPEVKVPVGKEPELRVCLSRSVTSMVVTAGGKEDSICTDAMGCGKKYTVGLKGDKLVLDGKTVSAKRIKFTSKTPLKVAYGSEKKRVRGVVDVSIRKGKLLILNLVDIEDYLKSVVPAESYASWPAEALKAQAIAARTYAYYQKLHRTHLFYDVYADTYDQMYGGVDREDKRTDAAVKQTRGKVLVYKKKPILSQYTANSGGYTADAKAIFGTGKDYLVAHKDPASLKGKMATWTRKFKVATIESKLKKIGISVPGIKSIEPLEKGPSGRITKVRIKYSGGHRDLRTRTTLGSSRVLSLPDILLRIDREGGYYVFKGNGWGHGVGYSQWGSAELGKTKKYDTILNFYYPGSSIDQLW comes from the coding sequence ATGAAGTCCGTATTCTTTAAGATTTTCATCTTATTCATTCTGCTGGGGGCCGTTTCCGTTCAGGACGTTTCGGCACGCACTTATTCTCAGGTTGAAATCGAGGATCAGGCACAGGCGCAGTGGCACATCAACTACGCAAGTTATCTGATAGACATAGGTAAATATTTTGAAGCGCTGGAACAGTATGATACCGCGATAGACTTCTCGCCGGTAGCCAAGACCAGAGTGAATGCAATGTTCGGCAAGGCCATGGTGCTTTCAACTTTTCTGGACGCGCCGGAAAAGGCTGCGGATATTTACCGGATGGTCGGGCGCAATTACCCGGACTATTCCGAAACAGCCCTGTATCGGCTGGGGTTTCTCTATTATCAGATGAATCTGTATGATAAATCCCGTTCGGTCTTTAAACAGTATCTGAAATATTTCCCGGACGGCAAATTCCGGTATCAGGTGGAAGCCGTTGTTTCGACAATGGAAGTGAAGAAAAAACCGGAAGAAAAGCCTGAAGTAAAGGTCCCTGTCGGCAAGGAGCCCGAACTCCGGGTCTGCCTGAGCCGCAGTGTAACTTCCATGGTGGTAACCGCCGGGGGAAAGGAAGACAGCATCTGCACCGATGCCATGGGCTGCGGAAAGAAATACACGGTCGGACTGAAGGGAGACAAGCTTGTTCTGGACGGCAAAACCGTGTCTGCGAAGCGGATTAAATTCACCTCCAAGACTCCGCTCAAGGTGGCTTACGGTTCGGAGAAAAAACGGGTGCGCGGTGTTGTGGATGTCAGCATCCGCAAGGGTAAACTCCTTATCCTCAACCTTGTCGATATCGAGGATTATCTTAAATCCGTAGTACCGGCGGAATCCTACGCGTCATGGCCTGCCGAAGCTCTTAAGGCTCAGGCGATTGCAGCGCGTACCTACGCCTACTACCAGAAGCTGCACCGTACTCACCTTTTTTATGATGTCTACGCTGACACCTACGATCAGATGTATGGGGGAGTTGATCGTGAGGACAAAAGGACCGATGCAGCGGTAAAACAGACACGCGGAAAGGTGCTGGTGTACAAGAAGAAGCCTATTCTTTCTCAGTACACAGCGAACAGCGGCGGGTATACCGCCGATGCAAAGGCTATTTTCGGTACCGGCAAGGATTACCTTGTTGCCCACAAGGACCCGGCCAGCCTCAAGGGAAAGATGGCGACATGGACCAGAAAATTCAAAGTGGCGACCATAGAAAGTAAACTCAAGAAAATCGGCATTTCAGTGCCGGGCATTAAGTCAATAGAACCGCTGGAAAAGGGACCGTCCGGGCGTATTACCAAAGTCCGTATCAAGTACAGCGGCGGACATCGCGACCTGAGAACGAGGACCACGCTCGGCAGTTCGAGGGTGTTGAGCCTGCCGGATATCCTGCTGCGGATTGATCGGGAAGGCGGTTATTACGTATTCAAGGGTAACGGATGGGGCCACGGGGTCGGCTATTCACAGTGGGGTTCTGCGGAACTGGGGAAAACAAAGAAATAC
- a CDS encoding AsmA-like C-terminal region-containing protein, with amino-acid sequence MLRRKGLIIFGLVAAVLIIGSGVLVRVYFAEAAQKLLSEMTDMGIEMEDIEFHYSPLPSLRIRNLRVHNGVDTVSVPMLEIYPDIASLLTGDVRLRHVVLNDPAVQAAAHREGSADSGGDIVLPSVFPDRLDVVSGQLLLTDGYNPGPLTVSASMEKESQGFAFNVRSASIAELGFKFSGRLDMVSTSPLKLNLQATECAIDPAAFLGFLTGFGYMGNNTVPELADAGRFETTGLDFSVDSAAGTMDLRAGGLVLDSTEGKNLSMKLGQGGAFEVTLEEAKLDAGQLFAMAGKSERGRNATRSLCESAKLKSITPRGTLVITGLTLYSPAGTAAGKAKMSGKMTVSAKDLVLELESLEGRKQELSISDIDVDLEIKDGKPVVSVRRFNLASATGGSCNMQASLAFPFDMNKARFKAEALDFSLFDYLITCSAEKKNSFQTVFDTELTYKDTSISASGRLNTPRYKGEAYEAQLKSMSIRRPGQKDNDSDSGAEPVSKTADAQPFDFSPLLGRALSGKASIRKFYYNDWPFSDVAVYLQSGKSRAVLKASGKLFHLNLNADVVFAGDSMAAQCNVKGRGTSLPSLIACFAKDLSVSLRGRIYLNANMFVQGSNPEALAESARGDATAKIDGLQIFNLANLDPRLGFFIDFLDAVSMSPHAGEGLNFDSATLRAKFAGKKLVLNSFNFKGRILQAWGGGTYSLEDRRLTMDGQVRSVLGTVNSFNVDRKLKS; translated from the coding sequence GTGTTACGCAGAAAGGGACTGATAATTTTCGGACTGGTTGCAGCGGTTCTGATCATCGGGTCGGGGGTGCTGGTCAGGGTCTATTTTGCAGAAGCCGCGCAGAAACTGCTTTCTGAAATGACCGACATGGGTATTGAAATGGAAGATATAGAATTCCATTATTCCCCGCTTCCTTCGCTGAGAATCCGTAATCTGCGGGTACATAACGGGGTTGATACCGTAAGTGTGCCTATGCTGGAAATATATCCGGATATCGCAAGTCTTCTTACCGGCGATGTCAGGCTTAGGCATGTGGTCCTCAATGACCCGGCCGTGCAGGCTGCTGCACACAGGGAAGGTTCCGCTGATTCGGGAGGAGACATCGTTCTTCCGTCTGTTTTTCCTGACCGGCTGGATGTCGTTTCCGGACAGTTGCTTCTTACCGACGGATATAATCCGGGACCGCTAACGGTTTCCGCTTCCATGGAAAAGGAAAGTCAGGGTTTCGCATTCAATGTGCGCAGCGCAAGCATTGCCGAACTTGGATTCAAATTTTCCGGTCGACTGGATATGGTTTCCACATCGCCGCTCAAGCTGAATCTTCAGGCCACGGAATGCGCAATTGATCCGGCTGCTTTTCTGGGATTTCTGACCGGATTCGGTTACATGGGCAACAACACTGTTCCCGAGCTGGCCGATGCGGGCAGGTTTGAGACCACGGGGCTTGATTTCAGCGTGGACAGCGCAGCCGGAACAATGGATTTGCGGGCCGGAGGACTGGTTCTTGATTCGACTGAAGGTAAGAATCTTTCCATGAAATTGGGTCAGGGCGGGGCGTTTGAGGTTACGCTTGAGGAGGCCAAGCTTGATGCCGGACAGCTTTTTGCAATGGCCGGAAAGAGCGAGCGAGGCCGCAACGCTACCAGAAGCCTGTGCGAATCTGCAAAGCTCAAGTCCATTACCCCCAGGGGAACACTGGTGATAACCGGGCTGACCCTTTATTCTCCTGCCGGGACCGCTGCCGGTAAAGCCAAAATGTCCGGCAAGATGACAGTTTCAGCCAAGGACCTCGTGCTGGAACTGGAGTCGCTTGAGGGCCGGAAGCAGGAACTTTCCATATCCGATATCGATGTCGACCTTGAGATCAAGGATGGCAAGCCTGTTGTTTCTGTGCGGCGGTTCAATCTGGCTTCTGCAACAGGCGGAAGTTGTAACATGCAGGCTTCACTTGCATTTCCATTTGATATGAATAAGGCTCGGTTCAAGGCAGAGGCGCTTGATTTTTCACTGTTTGATTATCTGATTACCTGCTCGGCTGAAAAAAAAAATTCTTTTCAGACCGTCTTCGATACGGAGCTGACCTACAAGGATACCAGTATTTCCGCTTCTGGAAGGCTTAATACCCCCCGATATAAGGGGGAAGCCTATGAGGCGCAGCTGAAATCCATGAGCATCCGTAGGCCGGGCCAAAAGGATAACGACAGTGACTCGGGTGCGGAACCTGTATCTAAAACGGCGGATGCACAACCCTTCGATTTTTCGCCGTTGCTCGGCAGAGCCCTGAGCGGCAAGGCTTCCATCAGAAAATTTTATTACAACGACTGGCCTTTCAGCGATGTGGCCGTTTATCTGCAGAGCGGAAAATCAAGGGCGGTGCTCAAGGCCAGCGGTAAGCTTTTCCATTTAAACCTCAATGCCGACGTGGTGTTTGCCGGTGACAGCATGGCCGCACAGTGCAATGTGAAGGGGCGCGGAACCAGTCTGCCAAGTCTGATTGCCTGTTTTGCAAAGGACCTCTCGGTCTCCCTGCGCGGTCGGATTTACCTGAACGCAAATATGTTCGTGCAGGGCTCCAATCCGGAGGCCTTGGCCGAGTCCGCAAGGGGGGACGCCACAGCCAAGATAGACGGCCTTCAGATTTTCAATCTTGCCAATCTTGATCCGCGACTGGGATTTTTTATCGATTTTCTCGATGCCGTTTCCATGAGCCCGCATGCCGGGGAGGGGCTTAATTTCGATTCCGCTACACTGCGCGCAAAATTTGCCGGGAAAAAACTTGTTCTCAATTCCTTTAATTTCAAGGGAAGAATTCTGCAGGCCTGGGGTGGGGGGACGTATTCACTGGAAGACCGAAGGCTGACCATGGATGGACAGGTCCGGTCTGTGCTCGGTACAGTGAATTCGTTTAATGTGGACCGTAAACTGAAGTCGTAA
- a CDS encoding S-layer homology domain-containing protein: protein MKKNLLLLTGLLLVLSLAGCGKKVQPQSVEDNPAHHYLMGMELIDQGMPDKAFVRFERAVALDDEYAPAIAGKALVYALRAEAESDAKYNAADAERAIDQFDKAVREARRDRSQKFSVYVTGIRVYTHIATRGWLQRAEDLCADAKLMIKEVKEEALPYYRNIEALYYFMGQAYFKGGEFRKAEDSLGMVLAASPGKWHDKANALYSRAQKILRAMSNYTLTDVAKMIAVKEKVDRADVAALLVDELHLDRLFAGRIPVPGSDPKADFVPADVTQHMFEPEILTVLKWHVRGLQPSYDQKTRAELFYPDKPVTRKELALVLEDVLIKLTGDESMSTQHLGQSKSLYPDVKATDACYNAVVTVVNRNLMETDLSGAFRPDDNMDGADLILSLMRLRNIMNIY, encoded by the coding sequence ATGAAAAAAAATCTGTTACTGTTGACCGGCCTGCTTCTGGTTCTATCCCTTGCGGGCTGCGGGAAAAAGGTGCAGCCACAGTCTGTTGAAGACAATCCGGCGCATCATTATCTTATGGGCATGGAACTGATTGATCAGGGAATGCCGGATAAGGCTTTTGTGCGCTTTGAACGGGCCGTTGCCCTTGATGATGAATACGCACCGGCCATAGCAGGCAAGGCACTGGTCTATGCGCTGCGGGCCGAGGCTGAAAGCGATGCCAAATACAATGCAGCGGATGCCGAAAGGGCAATCGACCAGTTTGATAAGGCCGTGCGGGAAGCAAGGCGTGACCGTTCGCAGAAATTCAGTGTGTATGTGACCGGGATAAGGGTCTACACCCACATTGCCACCAGAGGGTGGCTGCAGCGTGCGGAAGATCTTTGTGCCGACGCAAAGCTTATGATCAAGGAAGTAAAGGAAGAGGCTCTTCCGTACTACCGTAACATCGAGGCCCTGTATTATTTCATGGGGCAGGCATATTTCAAGGGTGGAGAGTTCCGCAAGGCCGAGGATTCCCTTGGAATGGTACTGGCCGCTTCTCCCGGCAAATGGCATGACAAGGCCAACGCTTTGTACAGCAGGGCCCAGAAGATACTTCGGGCCATGAGCAACTATACTCTTACCGATGTGGCCAAGATGATAGCGGTAAAGGAAAAGGTTGATCGCGCCGATGTCGCCGCGCTGCTGGTGGATGAACTGCATCTGGACCGTCTGTTTGCCGGTCGCATTCCTGTTCCGGGAAGTGATCCCAAAGCGGATTTTGTTCCCGCCGATGTTACCCAGCACATGTTTGAGCCGGAAATTCTGACTGTGCTCAAGTGGCACGTGCGCGGACTGCAGCCTTCCTATGATCAGAAGACCAGGGCGGAGCTGTTCTACCCGGACAAGCCGGTAACCCGCAAGGAACTGGCACTGGTGCTTGAAGATGTCCTCATCAAGCTTACCGGTGATGAATCCATGTCCACCCAGCATCTAGGACAGAGCAAGTCTCTTTACCCCGATGTCAAGGCAACTGACGCCTGTTACAACGCCGTGGTTACTGTCGTTAACAGGAACCTCATGGAAACGGATCTTTCCGGTGCTTTCCGTCCGGATGACAATATGGACGGTGCCGACCTGATTCTTTCCCTCATGCGTTTGCGCAACATAATGAATATTTATTAG
- a CDS encoding YajQ family cyclic di-GMP-binding protein, with amino-acid sequence MPSFDIVSQVDLQEVDNAVNNVLKEIDTRYDFRGVNTELSLNKKTNVISLVTGDEMKINAVRDMLITHFTRRKVDPRVLDFGKLEPTSNGRLKQDIKLKEGIDKDTAKKIVKMIKDSKLKVQGAIQDEQVRVTGKKLDDLQQVISLVRDCDLDMPFQFVNMKK; translated from the coding sequence ATGCCGTCATTTGATATTGTAAGCCAGGTTGATTTGCAGGAAGTTGATAACGCTGTAAACAACGTGCTCAAAGAAATAGATACCCGTTATGATTTTCGCGGGGTGAATACCGAGCTGTCCCTGAACAAGAAGACCAATGTCATAAGCCTTGTTACAGGTGACGAAATGAAAATCAACGCTGTGCGGGATATGCTTATCACCCACTTCACCCGCCGTAAGGTTGATCCCAGAGTACTTGATTTCGGTAAACTGGAGCCGACATCAAACGGCAGATTGAAACAGGATATCAAGCTCAAGGAAGGCATAGACAAGGATACGGCCAAGAAAATCGTAAAAATGATCAAGGATTCCAAGCTGAAAGTGCAGGGAGCCATTCAGGATGAACAGGTCCGTGTCACCGGTAAGAAGCTTGACGACCTGCAGCAGGTTATCTCTCTGGTGAGGGATTGTGATCTGGATATGCCGTTCCAGTTCGTGAACATGAAAAAATAG
- a CDS encoding STAS domain-containing protein, which yields MNLIWKRSGRYLVLRIDTDKVDATNALDLKEILLDIVGAGEDKLVIDLSDVGFMDSSGLAGLLPIVKAFPPGGHLMVAGLQPRVRQLFKLTKVDTVMDIRSSVEDATGTGKLLSVPSLDYDGTIVN from the coding sequence ATGAATCTGATCTGGAAAAGATCCGGACGCTACCTTGTGTTGAGAATTGATACCGACAAAGTCGATGCAACCAATGCCTTGGATTTGAAGGAAATTCTGCTGGATATTGTGGGAGCCGGTGAAGATAAACTGGTGATAGATCTTTCCGATGTCGGTTTTATGGATTCAAGCGGTCTTGCCGGCCTGTTGCCTATCGTAAAGGCTTTTCCTCCGGGCGGGCATCTTATGGTGGCCGGTCTGCAGCCAAGAGTCCGGCAGCTTTTCAAGCTCACGAAAGTAGATACCGTCATGGATATCCGTTCCTCTGTGGAAGATGCCACAGGCACGGGGAAGCTTCTTTCGGTGCCTTCTCTTGACTATGACGGCACGATAGTTAATTAA
- a CDS encoding YciI family protein, whose protein sequence is MYIVNLTYIKPLSEIDAFLEKHVEFLIRQYEKGIFIASGRKVPRNGGIILVRNIDLDELESVLSEDPFYINGVANYEVTQFIPTMMAKGLESLKDEPGC, encoded by the coding sequence ATGTATATTGTTAATCTCACCTACATTAAGCCGCTTTCCGAGATCGATGCTTTCCTTGAGAAACACGTTGAATTTCTGATCCGACAATATGAAAAAGGAATTTTTATTGCTTCCGGCCGCAAAGTACCGCGCAACGGCGGAATAATACTCGTCCGCAATATAGATCTTGACGAACTGGAATCGGTACTGTCCGAAGATCCGTTCTATATCAACGGAGTTGCGAATTACGAAGTCACCCAGTTCATCCCGACCATGATGGCGAAAGGGCTTGAGTCCCTGAAGGATGAGCCGGGCTGCTGA
- a CDS encoding aspartate/glutamate racemase family protein, with amino-acid sequence MNGNRKVIGLIGGLGNEAMVDLALKMSCVSGNTGNAYVVYGNSRLAYKPKEVGCDWADTDEPELRRADTADYTARLMCHLGCSAVGLACNSAHDLFRRVMGNVPAEFVDMIVETAGTFRETGGRVLVLGVTSLVDSGLYQTALEKCGVTALRASAGNQRKIMSAIYDAEFGIKTAKITAEAQSLICEVLCDEYERKKYSHVVLGCTELPLVLTPERFIRFRRDGLIPRSIEVVDASSVLARKLVAAGDTCTSGGEVDMSLGSHTDWFPPAVFQVESLGELADIQSRVISLTAKYLDKRGRRLEGSYMHLPTFFGVGEVPHFAEKVSSLSSNFLAQQNDWEKKIDSILEAHFDSINLK; translated from the coding sequence ATGAACGGCAACAGAAAAGTAATCGGGCTGATAGGTGGCCTCGGCAATGAAGCCATGGTGGATCTTGCCCTGAAGATGAGCTGCGTTTCGGGAAATACAGGCAATGCTTACGTTGTGTACGGTAATTCAAGGCTGGCTTACAAGCCGAAGGAAGTCGGATGTGACTGGGCGGATACGGACGAGCCGGAACTGCGCAGGGCCGATACCGCCGATTATACCGCTCGGCTGATGTGTCATCTCGGTTGTTCGGCAGTCGGGCTGGCCTGCAACAGCGCTCATGATCTGTTTCGCAGGGTGATGGGAAATGTGCCGGCAGAGTTTGTTGACATGATTGTCGAAACTGCCGGAACCTTCCGGGAAACCGGCGGCAGGGTGCTGGTGCTCGGGGTTACCAGTCTTGTTGATTCCGGACTATATCAAACAGCCCTTGAAAAATGCGGCGTGACTGCCTTGAGAGCTTCTGCCGGAAACCAGCGTAAAATAATGTCCGCGATTTACGATGCCGAGTTCGGCATAAAAACCGCCAAGATTACGGCCGAAGCACAGTCTCTGATTTGTGAGGTGTTGTGTGACGAGTACGAAAGGAAAAAATACAGTCACGTGGTGCTTGGCTGCACAGAGCTTCCATTAGTGCTGACCCCGGAAAGGTTCATTCGTTTCAGACGTGACGGATTGATTCCGCGCTCTATAGAAGTTGTGGACGCTTCCTCTGTTCTGGCTCGTAAACTGGTCGCAGCAGGCGATACATGTACGTCTGGCGGAGAGGTTGATATGAGTTTGGGCAGCCATACCGACTGGTTTCCTCCGGCTGTGTTTCAGGTTGAAAGCCTAGGCGAACTGGCGGACATTCAATCCCGTGTGATCAGTCTGACTGCAAAGTATCTTGATAAGCGCGGCAGAAGGCTGGAGGGAAGTTACATGCATTTGCCGACTTTTTTCGGCGTTGGCGAAGTTCCCCATTTTGCAGAAAAGGTTTCATCGCTTTCATCAAATTTTCTTGCTCAGCAAAATGATTGGGAGAAAAAGATTGATTCGATTCTCGAAGCGCATTTCGATTCCATCAATTTAAAATAG
- a CDS encoding ABC transporter ATP-binding protein yields the protein MTLFDKNAILKVQNLQTHFVSSDGVAKAVDGATFSLSKGKVLGVVGESGCGKSVTAQSIMRLVPCPPGKIAGGEILFDGMDLTRLSIAEMRHIRGNRISMIFQEPMTSLNPVFTIGDQLAEMFILHRKMIMKDALDASVEMLAKVQIPAPEARVKEYPHQLSGGMRQRVMIAMALSCDPEVLIADEPTTALDVTVQAQILDLILKLKDDFGTAVEMITHDLGVIAETADSIVVMYAGKVVEQADTIELFENTLHPYTRGLLNSTPVLGRRTAGEFERLNEIKGMVPSLYNLPSGCKFQARCPAAMPICREQDPELTEINSGHAVRCWLHIPH from the coding sequence ATGACACTATTTGACAAAAACGCAATTTTAAAAGTCCAGAACCTCCAGACTCACTTTGTTTCTTCCGATGGAGTGGCAAAGGCAGTGGACGGAGCCACCTTTTCCCTCTCTAAGGGTAAAGTTCTGGGAGTGGTCGGAGAATCCGGTTGCGGAAAAAGCGTGACGGCCCAATCCATCATGAGGCTCGTCCCCTGCCCTCCGGGAAAAATCGCCGGGGGCGAAATCCTGTTTGACGGTATGGACCTGACCAGGCTTTCCATTGCGGAAATGCGCCATATCCGTGGAAACAGGATATCGATGATATTTCAGGAACCCATGACTTCACTCAACCCGGTTTTCACCATTGGAGACCAGCTTGCGGAAATGTTCATTCTTCACAGAAAAATGATCATGAAGGATGCGCTGGACGCTTCTGTGGAAATGCTTGCCAAAGTGCAGATTCCCGCACCTGAAGCAAGAGTGAAGGAGTATCCCCATCAGCTTTCCGGGGGCATGCGCCAGCGGGTAATGATCGCAATGGCTCTTTCCTGCGACCCAGAAGTGCTTATCGCTGACGAGCCGACCACAGCCCTTGACGTGACCGTGCAGGCCCAGATTCTGGACCTTATCCTGAAACTCAAGGACGACTTCGGAACCGCCGTGGAAATGATCACCCACGATCTGGGCGTAATTGCGGAAACAGCGGACTCCATAGTCGTCATGTATGCGGGCAAGGTTGTGGAGCAGGCCGATACCATAGAATTATTCGAGAACACTCTTCATCCTTATACGCGTGGGTTGCTGAACTCCACTCCGGTTCTCGGACGCCGCACCGCAGGAGAATTTGAAAGACTCAATGAGATCAAGGGCATGGTTCCCAGCCTGTACAACCTTCCTTCCGGCTGCAAATTTCAGGCTCGGTGTCCGGCAGCAATGCCGATATGCCGTGAGCAGGACCCTGAGTTAACGGAAATAAACTCCGGTCACGCCGTCAGGTGCTGGCTGCATATCCCACATTAG
- a CDS encoding dipeptide ABC transporter ATP-binding protein, translating to MNDFLIQAEDLKVHFPIKKGLLSRTVGHVYAVDGVDLELQKGETLGIVGESGCGKSTAGLALMRLIQPTGGTVRWKGRDMGSMSAKEMRALRKEMQLIFQDPYSSLNPRMTVNQILSNPMDVHGLYSGKEREDRLAFLLNTVGMNADQGLRYPHEFSGGQRQRLGIARALALNPSVIIGDEPVSALDVSIQAQIINLLMDLKQKFDLSMIIISHDLAVVEYICDRIVVMYLGKVVETGSYSNIYSDPKHPYTQALLSAVPIPDPRRKRSRQILTGDVPSPINPPTGCRFHTRCPKATEICSQEIPSVTDFGGGHQASCHLF from the coding sequence ATGAATGATTTCTTAATACAGGCAGAAGACCTCAAAGTTCACTTCCCTATAAAAAAAGGGCTGCTCTCACGGACCGTAGGCCATGTTTACGCGGTTGACGGTGTCGACCTTGAACTGCAGAAGGGCGAGACGCTGGGCATTGTCGGCGAGTCGGGATGCGGAAAAAGCACCGCGGGACTGGCTCTCATGAGACTCATCCAGCCCACCGGCGGAACAGTACGCTGGAAAGGCCGGGATATGGGCAGTATGTCCGCGAAGGAAATGCGGGCTCTGCGCAAGGAAATGCAGCTCATTTTTCAGGACCCGTACTCCTCGCTCAACCCGCGCATGACCGTCAATCAGATTCTATCCAATCCCATGGACGTCCACGGACTCTACAGCGGCAAGGAACGCGAGGACAGACTCGCATTCCTGCTGAATACCGTCGGGATGAATGCCGATCAGGGCCTGCGCTATCCGCATGAATTTTCAGGAGGCCAGCGCCAGCGGCTGGGAATCGCCCGCGCCCTTGCGCTCAACCCTTCGGTAATAATAGGGGACGAACCTGTTTCGGCACTGGATGTGTCCATACAGGCCCAGATCATCAACCTGCTCATGGACCTCAAGCAGAAATTCGACCTTTCAATGATCATCATTTCCCATGACCTGGCCGTAGTGGAATACATCTGCGATCGCATCGTGGTAATGTATCTGGGCAAAGTGGTGGAAACAGGTTCCTACAGCAATATATACAGTGACCCCAAGCACCCCTACACACAGGCTCTTCTTTCCGCGGTTCCCATCCCGGACCCGCGACGCAAAAGGTCTAGGCAGATTCTTACCGGGGACGTACCCAGCCCCATAAATCCGCCCACCGGCTGCCGTTTTCACACACGCTGCCCCAAGGCAACCGAGATCTGTTCACAGGAAATTCCGTCGGTCACCGATTTCGGTGGCGGACATCAGGCTTCATGCCATTTGTTCTGA
- a CDS encoding ABC transporter substrate-binding protein gives MKRLLFVAALVAMLALPSFAMAKADLVIAMDAPPKSMNPHAYSSDANYSYMSNFFDGLLQRTIPDGKLAPALATEWKRVDGKTWKFKLRKGVKFHNGNAFNAEDVKFTFERMKDPKYSRFLNMGNAIESIETPDEYTVIFHTFKPVPWFAETMAQMFIVDKESSLKRDDGDYNTHPIGTGAYIFDEWVKGSYLRMHANPDYWEGAPKYKTVEMRPIVEEATRFAALAGHQVDIVNGVPLTLYERISKMPNVETITRPARRCIYLQVSNKPGTPFADKRVRQALAHAINEDEIIAKVMQGHAAKAAQIPDVPTIGYDGSIKRLEYDPALAKKLLAEAGYKDGFEISLAGPNDRYINDEKICEAIAKYLAKIGLKVTLDVKPKSIFFDETSEFKHPFYLIGWFDGSYDFGRTAEKNVHTWDQDKGMGAYNGAVYSNPAADKLIIESSSILDRAEREKALQKLNRMIMEDVAFIPLHYQEDMYAVVKGKGIKFTPRPDRWIVAKEIK, from the coding sequence ATGAAACGTTTGTTGTTCGTTGCAGCTCTTGTTGCAATGCTGGCATTACCTTCTTTCGCCATGGCCAAGGCTGATCTGGTCATCGCCATGGATGCACCGCCCAAATCCATGAACCCGCATGCGTACTCTTCCGACGCGAACTATTCCTACATGTCCAACTTCTTTGACGGACTTCTCCAGCGCACCATTCCCGACGGAAAACTCGCTCCCGCGCTTGCTACTGAATGGAAACGCGTGGACGGCAAAACATGGAAATTCAAACTGCGCAAGGGCGTGAAATTTCACAACGGCAACGCATTCAATGCCGAAGACGTAAAATTCACCTTCGAACGCATGAAAGACCCCAAGTATTCAAGATTCCTGAATATGGGTAACGCAATTGAATCCATTGAAACCCCGGACGAATACACCGTAATTTTCCACACATTCAAACCGGTACCCTGGTTTGCGGAAACCATGGCCCAGATGTTTATCGTCGACAAGGAATCTTCCCTGAAACGCGATGACGGCGATTACAACACCCACCCCATCGGCACAGGCGCATACATCTTTGATGAATGGGTAAAAGGTTCCTACCTGCGCATGCATGCCAACCCCGACTACTGGGAAGGCGCACCCAAGTACAAAACCGTTGAAATGCGTCCCATCGTTGAGGAAGCAACCCGTTTCGCAGCCCTGGCCGGTCATCAGGTCGACATCGTGAACGGTGTTCCGCTGACCCTCTACGAACGCATCAGCAAGATGCCCAATGTTGAAACCATCACCCGTCCCGCACGTCGCTGCATCTACCTCCAGGTTTCCAACAAGCCCGGAACCCCCTTCGCTGATAAACGTGTAAGACAGGCTCTTGCCCACGCCATCAACGAAGACGAAATCATCGCCAAGGTAATGCAGGGACATGCAGCCAAGGCCGCACAGATTCCCGACGTTCCCACAATCGGTTACGACGGCAGCATCAAACGCCTTGAATACGATCCGGCACTGGCCAAGAAACTTCTTGCGGAAGCCGGTTACAAAGACGGTTTTGAAATCTCCCTCGCCGGTCCCAACGACCGTTACATCAACGATGAAAAAATCTGCGAAGCCATTGCAAAATACCTTGCAAAAATCGGCCTGAAAGTAACCCTCGACGTCAAACCCAAATCCATATTCTTTGACGAAACCTCCGAGTTCAAACACCCCTTCTATCTGATCGGCTGGTTTGACGGTTCCTACGACTTCGGCCGCACCGCTGAAAAGAACGTACACACCTGGGACCAGGATAAAGGTATGGGCGCATACAACGGCGCAGTATACTCCAACCCCGCAGCCGACAAGCTGATTATCGAATCCTCCTCCATCCTCGACCGCGCAGAACGCGAAAAAGCACTGCAGAAACTCAACAGGATGATCATGGAAGACGTAGCCTTCATTCCCCTGCACTATCAGGAGGATATGTACGCTGTGGTCAAGGGCAAAGGCATCAAGTTCACTCCCCGCCCCGACCGTTGGATCGTTGCAAAAGAAATAAAATAA